The following proteins are encoded in a genomic region of Vibrio sinaloensis:
- the choV gene encoding choline ABC transporter ATP-binding protein — MDAITIKNLDVVFGDKQQQALDLLDQGKTRQEIIDQTGQVVGVDNVSMTVKEGEICVLMGLSGSGKSSLLRAVNGLNTISRGSLELKDGDQSVDLANCDEQTLRHLRTHRVSMVFQKFALMPWLTVLDNVAFGLEMQGMAKAQRRAKAREQLEMVGLAEWESKYPHELSGGMQQRVGLARAFAMDTDILLMDEPFSALDPLIRAQLQDELLLLQKKLNKTILFVSHDLDEALKIGNNIAIMESGKLIQHGKPEQIVLAPETEYVKDFVAHTNPLNVLKGRSLMQLREKLVNQDDRWQICSRDDLWVEQQASGLVLVNSDKTLLDWNDQQVKMHDIDHTNVIQASPDIGMREAIELKQRSNQPILLVENNQLVGVLTDHELYDALLGNFKERQVA; from the coding sequence ATGGATGCAATCACTATAAAAAACCTTGACGTGGTGTTTGGTGACAAACAGCAACAGGCGTTAGACCTGCTTGACCAAGGCAAAACGCGTCAAGAAATCATTGATCAAACTGGCCAAGTGGTCGGTGTGGATAATGTCTCGATGACGGTCAAAGAGGGCGAGATTTGTGTGTTGATGGGCTTGTCAGGCTCAGGTAAGTCAAGCTTGCTGCGCGCTGTTAATGGCTTAAATACCATCTCGCGTGGCAGTTTAGAGCTCAAGGATGGCGATCAAAGCGTAGATTTGGCCAATTGCGATGAGCAGACACTGCGCCACCTGCGCACTCACCGTGTGTCTATGGTGTTTCAAAAGTTCGCGTTGATGCCGTGGTTAACCGTACTCGACAACGTGGCATTTGGCCTAGAGATGCAAGGTATGGCAAAAGCACAGCGCCGCGCCAAAGCGCGCGAACAGCTTGAAATGGTCGGCTTGGCGGAGTGGGAAAGCAAATATCCCCATGAGCTATCGGGCGGGATGCAGCAACGTGTTGGCTTAGCGCGTGCCTTTGCCATGGACACGGATATTCTGCTAATGGACGAGCCGTTTTCTGCGCTCGATCCGCTAATTCGCGCTCAACTGCAAGACGAACTCTTGTTACTACAGAAAAAACTTAATAAGACGATTTTGTTTGTCAGTCATGACCTAGATGAAGCACTCAAAATTGGTAATAACATTGCCATTATGGAGTCAGGCAAGCTCATCCAACATGGCAAGCCAGAACAAATCGTACTGGCGCCGGAAACCGAATACGTGAAGGACTTTGTCGCGCACACTAACCCTCTCAACGTGCTGAAAGGGCGCTCACTGATGCAACTGCGCGAAAAACTGGTCAACCAAGATGACCGTTGGCAGATTTGCTCCCGTGATGATCTGTGGGTGGAGCAACAGGCAAGCGGCTTGGTATTGGTTAACTCAGACAAAACTCTGTTGGATTGGAACGATCAGCAGGTAAAAATGCACGATATTGATCATACCAATGTGATTCAAGCGAGCCCCGATATCGGTATGCGCGAAGCGATAGAACTGAAACAGCGTAGCAATCAGCCGATTTTGCTGGTCGAAAACAACCAGTTGGTAGGGGTGTTAACCGATCACGAGCTGTATGACGCATTGCTTGGTAACTTTAAAGAGCGCCAGGTGGCTTAA
- a CDS encoding DUF3010 family protein, with protein MKICGVELKANDAIICLLSHEDNVVHLPDCRVAKLTIGNANDTQEVRKFQFDFAKLVEDYKIEKVVIRQRQTKGKFAGGAVGFKLEAAIQLIDGLKVEVVSPNTIKESLKKNPLGIAFKETGLKQYQEQAFTTAYACAMKRG; from the coding sequence ATGAAAATCTGTGGCGTAGAACTTAAAGCAAATGACGCAATTATTTGTCTTCTCTCTCATGAAGATAATGTGGTTCATTTACCTGACTGTCGCGTAGCTAAACTGACGATTGGCAATGCAAACGACACGCAAGAAGTACGCAAATTCCAATTCGACTTCGCCAAGCTCGTCGAAGATTACAAAATTGAAAAAGTGGTGATCCGTCAGCGCCAAACTAAAGGAAAATTTGCCGGTGGCGCGGTTGGTTTTAAACTAGAAGCGGCCATTCAACTGATTGATGGATTGAAGGTCGAAGTCGTTTCTCCAAACACCATCAAAGAGAGCTTGAAAAAGAACCCTCTTGGTATCGCTTTCAAAGAGACTGGGCTAAAACAGTATCAAGAACAAGCCTTCACCACCGCCTACGCGTGTGCGATGAAACGCGGCTAG
- a CDS encoding DUF6279 family lipoprotein: MKNLLLLLVVLVIAGCSTSFLYNHIDWLAVEYVEDYVELDESQEQLLSDKVAQLTAWHRQQEIPSYVAYLDELLAVQPSAFTLEQMRYHEDKIRTYTKRLANQVAPEIALLASQLSDQQVEEFMDSLRVRHTKYKNRYQDLSDSEIKQRYQARIEKNLKRWLGRLTEAQQQVLSRWVDGLQITSRDWIAHQTKVRVEVNALLEQRNNPDVFNPRLNTLISAPESYYSATLANKIEHNREVARVHLTEVINLMTERQTEHFRDEVTDWKQLAMDIQ; the protein is encoded by the coding sequence ATGAAAAACCTCTTGCTGCTATTGGTCGTACTGGTGATTGCGGGATGCAGCACCTCATTTTTGTACAATCATATCGATTGGCTGGCGGTGGAATATGTCGAAGACTACGTTGAGCTAGATGAAAGCCAAGAGCAACTGTTGAGTGATAAAGTCGCGCAGCTGACGGCTTGGCATCGCCAACAAGAGATCCCCAGTTATGTCGCTTACTTAGATGAGTTGTTAGCGGTTCAGCCCAGTGCTTTTACGCTCGAGCAAATGCGCTATCACGAAGATAAGATACGCACTTACACCAAGCGCTTGGCGAATCAGGTCGCGCCTGAGATAGCCTTATTGGCAAGCCAGCTTTCTGATCAGCAAGTTGAAGAGTTCATGGATAGCCTGCGCGTCAGGCACACTAAGTACAAAAATCGCTATCAAGACTTATCAGACAGCGAGATAAAACAGCGCTATCAGGCGCGAATCGAGAAAAACCTTAAACGCTGGCTTGGTCGTCTCACAGAAGCGCAGCAGCAGGTGTTGTCACGCTGGGTGGATGGATTGCAAATCACCTCACGAGATTGGATCGCGCACCAAACCAAGGTTCGTGTCGAGGTCAATGCGTTGTTAGAACAAAGAAACAACCCTGATGTGTTTAACCCTCGTTTAAACACCTTGATATCAGCGCCAGAGAGTTATTACTCGGCTACGTTAGCCAACAAGATAGAGCACAATCGCGAAGTCGCACGAGTGCATCTCACCGAAGTGATCAATCTGATGACAGAGAGGCAAACTGAGCACTTTCGTGACGAAGTCACTGACTGGAAACAATTGGCGATGGATATTCAATAA
- a CDS encoding sulfite exporter TauE/SafE family protein: MLMEWILLFGAGVLGGILNSIAGGGSFITFPALMFVGLPAIAANATNTFAVCAGYLSGAYGFRQDIAHSATKLPTIIVISLLGGALGAYLLLNVSEQQFIIAIPWLLLFATLLFLFGHHLSAWLTRAARASSLHPLWSQVAIGLLLLLVCSYGGFFNAGLGVIVLSYLVLAGYNDINQMNGLKLLVSSCVSVIAIAVFVLDGVIDWQKGFAVMIGTLVGGYVAARVSRKVEQKYVKGFVALSSIFMTLYFFVDVYA, from the coding sequence TTGCTTATGGAATGGATTCTATTGTTTGGCGCAGGCGTGCTGGGCGGCATATTAAACAGTATCGCCGGGGGAGGCAGCTTTATCACGTTCCCGGCGCTGATGTTTGTTGGTTTACCTGCAATCGCTGCCAATGCGACCAATACGTTTGCTGTGTGTGCCGGTTATTTAAGCGGCGCCTACGGTTTTCGCCAAGATATTGCGCACTCTGCGACTAAGTTACCGACCATCATTGTTATTAGCTTGCTCGGTGGTGCTCTGGGGGCGTATTTGCTGCTCAATGTTTCAGAGCAGCAATTTATCATTGCTATCCCTTGGCTTTTGCTATTTGCGACTTTGCTGTTTTTGTTTGGTCATCACCTCAGCGCTTGGCTAACCAGAGCCGCTCGCGCTTCTTCTTTGCATCCGCTCTGGTCGCAAGTCGCGATTGGATTGTTACTGCTGCTGGTTTGCTCTTATGGTGGCTTTTTTAATGCTGGCTTAGGGGTGATTGTGCTCAGCTATCTAGTACTGGCTGGATATAACGATATCAACCAAATGAATGGTTTGAAGCTGCTGGTCTCCTCTTGTGTCTCAGTGATAGCCATTGCGGTGTTTGTGCTTGACGGTGTGATTGATTGGCAAAAGGGCTTTGCCGTTATGATCGGGACGTTAGTCGGTGGCTATGTGGCGGCGCGAGTATCGCGAAAAGTAGAGCAAAAGTACGTAAAAGGTTTTGTGGCCCTGTCGAGTATCTTTATGACGTTGTACTTTTTTGTCGACGTTTATGCTTAG
- the exaC gene encoding acetaldehyde dehydrogenase ExaC, with product MIYAQPGSTESVVSFKTHYDNYIGGEWVKPVSGEYFDNTSPVNGQPYCKVARSGEADINLALDAAHKVRASWATTSVTERANILLKIADRIEENLEELAVAETWENGKPVRETLAADLPLVVDHFRYFAGCIRAQEGSAAELDATTASYHFPEPIGVVGQIIPWNFPMLMAAWKLAPALAAGCCVVLKPAEQTPTSILLLMEKIGDLIPAGVINVVNGYGDEAGQALATSNRIAKLAFTGSTQVGNHILKCAADNLIPSTVELGGKSPNIYFADIFDHEDEYLDKCIEGTLLGFFNQGEVCTCPSRVLVHESIYDKFVAKLSERAKTIKQGNPLDTDTQVGAQASQEQFDKILSYLEIGRQEGAKVVFGGGISEQPQSLNQGYYIQPTMLEGHNKMRIFQEEIFGPVIAITKFKDEAEALEIANDTEYGLGAGVWTRDANLAYRMGRNIEAGRIWINCYHAYPAHAAFGGYKKSGIGRETHKMMLDHYQNTKNLLISYDVNPLGFF from the coding sequence ATGATCTACGCACAACCGGGGAGCACAGAGTCTGTTGTTTCATTTAAAACGCATTACGATAACTACATTGGTGGAGAGTGGGTGAAACCTGTTAGCGGCGAGTACTTCGATAACACTTCGCCCGTCAATGGACAGCCCTACTGTAAAGTCGCTCGTTCTGGAGAGGCGGACATCAATCTTGCGCTCGACGCCGCGCACAAGGTTCGCGCAAGCTGGGCGACAACCAGTGTCACTGAACGTGCCAACATCCTACTCAAAATTGCCGATCGAATTGAAGAGAACCTCGAGGAGCTCGCGGTCGCAGAAACATGGGAAAACGGTAAGCCGGTGCGAGAGACACTAGCCGCCGATTTACCGTTAGTGGTCGATCATTTCCGCTACTTTGCCGGTTGTATTCGCGCACAAGAAGGCAGCGCCGCAGAACTTGATGCCACCACAGCCAGCTACCACTTCCCAGAACCAATTGGGGTCGTTGGACAAATCATCCCTTGGAATTTTCCAATGCTAATGGCAGCGTGGAAGCTGGCTCCTGCCCTCGCTGCTGGGTGCTGCGTGGTGTTGAAACCCGCCGAACAAACGCCGACCTCCATCTTACTGTTGATGGAAAAAATCGGTGATTTGATTCCTGCCGGGGTGATCAATGTGGTCAATGGCTATGGTGACGAAGCGGGCCAAGCATTAGCCACCAGCAACCGCATTGCAAAACTGGCGTTTACTGGCTCGACTCAGGTCGGTAACCACATCCTAAAATGCGCCGCCGATAACCTGATACCGTCGACAGTTGAGCTAGGCGGTAAATCGCCCAACATCTACTTTGCCGATATATTCGACCATGAAGACGAGTATCTGGATAAATGTATCGAGGGCACCTTACTAGGCTTCTTTAACCAAGGAGAAGTCTGTACCTGCCCTTCCCGCGTTTTAGTACACGAGTCGATTTACGATAAGTTTGTCGCCAAGCTCTCAGAGCGCGCCAAAACCATTAAGCAAGGCAACCCACTCGATACCGATACGCAGGTGGGTGCTCAAGCTTCGCAAGAGCAGTTCGATAAAATCCTCAGTTACTTAGAGATTGGTCGCCAAGAAGGGGCTAAGGTGGTGTTTGGTGGTGGCATCTCCGAGCAGCCGCAATCACTCAATCAGGGATACTACATTCAGCCGACCATGTTGGAAGGCCATAACAAGATGCGCATCTTCCAAGAAGAGATCTTTGGCCCAGTGATTGCGATTACTAAGTTCAAAGACGAAGCCGAGGCGCTCGAAATTGCCAACGACACGGAATATGGACTAGGAGCAGGCGTCTGGACCCGTGATGCTAACCTTGCCTACCGCATGGGACGCAATATCGAGGCGGGACGAATTTGGATCAACTGTTACCACGCTTACCCAGCACATGCGGCGTTCGGTGGCTATAAGAAGTCTGGGATTGGTCGTGAAACCCATAAGATGATGCTTGATCACTACCAGAACACCAAAAACCTACTCATCAGCTATGATGTCAATCCGCTCGGTTTCTTCTAG
- a CDS encoding sigma-54-dependent Fis family transcriptional regulator yields the protein MQLQNRQANDWLTSSWSRSSDAGLREIKRPEDTVLSNSVMKERRYRNKLVIEAVEQAALPLFNQVLSRTDSRLILTDNEGVILASWGQDRFREKLLEIALESGNCWQERLKGTNAIGTALYEQRAVSVIGEQHFIKQHRFISCSASPLFDHRGELVGILDVTSEQAQHDVTTQLLVQNMVQLVENRLLTHIPEAAIQIDLALSESVLNTGWQGIVIADHDGRVVAHNHVACELTRQTNMLGEKIDTLLERSKRQTALVFKQHSLNHATVSKSYVTAASELHSGEDKVESAWQQANKVLGKDISLLILGETGVGKGEFVKALHKQSERSRAPLVTVNCGALAKDLIESELFGYAPGAFTGANSKGYVGRIRQADGGILFLDEIGEMPLDAQCRLLTVLQEKVVMPVGSARSHQVDLQIIAATHQDLAKLVVEGRFREDLYYRLNGLVIELPSLRERSDKRALIVQLHSKYKPHHQTLSPALLDTLCEYHWPGNLRELDNLFKVTCLIASEQAQLTLSDIPSHLSKQILQHQSLSRAQPAKDLQSTVNSTLLDTYRAHDGNISKVSRVLGVSRNTIYRKLKALGV from the coding sequence ATGCAATTACAAAACAGACAAGCGAATGATTGGCTCACCTCTTCTTGGAGCCGCAGTAGTGATGCGGGGCTAAGAGAGATCAAACGTCCTGAAGATACTGTGCTGTCCAATTCAGTGATGAAAGAGCGACGTTACCGAAACAAGCTTGTGATTGAAGCAGTAGAGCAAGCCGCTCTGCCTCTGTTTAATCAGGTGTTGAGCCGTACAGATAGCCGTTTAATTCTGACCGATAACGAGGGGGTGATTCTTGCAAGCTGGGGTCAAGATCGCTTTCGCGAAAAGCTGCTCGAGATTGCATTGGAGTCGGGAAACTGTTGGCAAGAGCGGCTGAAAGGGACCAACGCCATCGGTACGGCTTTGTATGAACAACGAGCGGTATCAGTGATTGGAGAGCAACACTTTATCAAACAACATCGCTTTATCAGTTGTTCTGCTAGCCCATTGTTTGATCATCGCGGAGAGTTGGTTGGCATATTGGATGTCACCAGTGAGCAAGCCCAACACGATGTGACCACACAGCTTCTGGTGCAGAATATGGTGCAGCTAGTAGAAAACCGCTTGTTGACCCATATTCCAGAGGCGGCAATCCAAATCGACCTAGCGTTAAGTGAATCGGTGCTCAATACAGGTTGGCAAGGGATTGTCATTGCCGACCACGATGGGCGAGTTGTGGCTCACAATCACGTAGCTTGTGAGCTGACACGTCAAACCAATATGCTCGGAGAAAAAATCGATACGCTACTGGAGCGTTCAAAGCGGCAAACGGCGTTGGTGTTTAAGCAACATTCGCTAAATCACGCAACGGTGAGTAAATCATACGTCACTGCGGCCAGTGAGCTGCATAGTGGCGAAGACAAGGTAGAAAGCGCGTGGCAGCAAGCGAACAAGGTATTAGGCAAAGACATTAGTCTACTGATCCTCGGCGAGACCGGGGTCGGCAAAGGAGAGTTCGTTAAAGCGCTACACAAGCAGAGCGAGAGAAGCCGTGCGCCTTTGGTGACGGTAAATTGTGGCGCGCTGGCTAAAGATCTGATCGAATCAGAGCTGTTTGGCTACGCGCCTGGCGCCTTTACGGGGGCGAACAGCAAAGGGTATGTAGGGCGAATTCGCCAAGCCGACGGCGGCATCCTGTTTTTGGATGAGATTGGTGAAATGCCACTGGATGCTCAGTGCCGGCTGCTAACCGTGTTGCAAGAAAAAGTGGTGATGCCTGTTGGCTCGGCGCGCAGCCATCAAGTGGATCTGCAAATCATCGCCGCCACGCACCAAGACCTTGCAAAGTTGGTGGTTGAAGGGCGTTTTCGAGAAGATCTTTACTACCGTCTCAACGGATTGGTTATCGAGTTACCTTCGCTAAGAGAACGCAGTGATAAACGTGCCCTTATCGTACAACTGCACAGCAAGTACAAGCCACATCATCAAACCCTGTCACCCGCTTTGCTCGATACCTTGTGTGAATATCACTGGCCCGGCAACTTGCGTGAACTGGACAATTTATTCAAAGTCACTTGCCTGATTGCCAGTGAGCAAGCGCAACTGACGTTGAGTGATATTCCCAGCCATTTGTCGAAACAGATTTTGCAACATCAGTCGCTGAGTCGAGCGCAACCGGCCAAGGATCTACAATCGACGGTGAACTCAACCTTGCTTGATACTTATCGGGCCCATGATGGCAATATCAGTAAAGTATCACGAGTGCTAGGGGTGAGCCGAAATACCATCTATCGCAAGCTAAAAGCGCTGGGTGTCTGA
- the gnd gene encoding decarboxylating NADP(+)-dependent phosphogluconate dehydrogenase, which yields MKGDIGVIGLAVMGQNLILNMNDHGFKVVAHNRTAAKVDEFLQGPAKGTNIIGAYSLEELVEKLEAPRKVMLMVRAGEVVDKFIEALVPLLDKGDIIIDGGNTNYPDTNRRVAALREKGIHFIGTGVSGGEEGARFGPSIMPGGSPEAWEAVKPIFQGISAKTDAGEPCCDWVGNDGAGHFVKMVHNGIEYGDMQLITEAYQFMKDGLGMSADEMQAVFADWNKTELDSYLVEITADILGYKDEDGEPLVEKILDTAGQKGTGKWTGINALDLGIPLTLISESVFSRCLSALKDQRVEAESLFGKTITPVEGDKQEWVDALRQALLASKIISYAQGFMLMREASNQNGWDLNYGNVALMWRGGCIIRSAFLGNIRDAYEANPDIAFLGSDDYFKGILQSSLPAWRKVAAKSLEAGIPMPCTISALSFLDGYTTARLPANLLQAQRDYFGAHTYERTDRPRGEFFHTNWTGTGGDTASTTYDV from the coding sequence ATGAAAGGTGATATCGGTGTAATTGGCCTCGCAGTAATGGGTCAAAACCTTATCCTAAACATGAACGACCACGGCTTTAAAGTGGTGGCTCACAACCGTACTGCTGCGAAAGTAGACGAGTTCCTACAAGGCCCAGCAAAAGGGACTAACATCATCGGTGCTTACTCACTTGAAGAGCTCGTTGAGAAGCTAGAAGCGCCACGTAAAGTGATGCTAATGGTTCGCGCCGGTGAAGTGGTCGACAAGTTTATCGAAGCGCTAGTACCTCTATTGGACAAAGGCGACATCATCATTGATGGCGGTAACACGAACTACCCAGACACTAACCGCCGCGTGGCTGCCCTGCGTGAGAAAGGCATTCACTTTATCGGTACTGGCGTATCTGGTGGTGAAGAAGGTGCGCGTTTTGGTCCTTCTATCATGCCAGGCGGCTCACCAGAAGCGTGGGAAGCGGTAAAACCTATCTTCCAAGGTATCTCTGCGAAAACTGACGCTGGCGAGCCTTGTTGTGATTGGGTTGGTAACGACGGCGCTGGCCACTTCGTTAAGATGGTACATAACGGCATCGAATACGGTGACATGCAGCTTATCACTGAAGCTTACCAGTTTATGAAAGATGGCCTAGGTATGTCTGCAGACGAAATGCAAGCCGTTTTCGCAGACTGGAACAAGACTGAGCTAGACAGCTACCTGGTAGAGATCACCGCTGACATCCTTGGCTACAAAGATGAAGACGGCGAGCCTCTGGTTGAGAAGATCCTCGACACTGCCGGCCAAAAAGGTACTGGTAAATGGACAGGTATCAACGCACTAGACCTAGGTATTCCACTGACGCTTATCTCTGAGTCTGTATTCTCTCGCTGCCTGTCAGCTCTTAAAGACCAACGCGTTGAAGCAGAGTCTCTATTCGGTAAGACAATCACACCAGTAGAAGGCGACAAGCAAGAGTGGGTTGATGCACTTCGTCAAGCGCTACTCGCTTCTAAGATCATCTCTTATGCTCAAGGCTTTATGCTGATGCGTGAAGCGTCAAACCAGAATGGCTGGGATCTAAACTACGGTAATGTTGCCCTAATGTGGCGCGGTGGCTGTATCATCCGCTCAGCGTTCCTAGGCAACATCCGCGACGCGTACGAAGCGAACCCAGATATCGCTTTCCTTGGTTCTGATGACTACTTTAAAGGCATCTTACAAAGCAGCCTACCAGCTTGGCGTAAAGTGGCGGCCAAGTCACTGGAAGCGGGTATCCCAATGCCTTGTACTATCTCAGCGCTTTCGTTCCTAGATGGTTACACGACCGCTCGCCTGCCAGCGAACCTACTTCAAGCTCAACGTGACTACTTCGGTGCTCACACTTATGAGCGTACTGACCGTCCACGTGGTGAGTTTTTCCACACTAACTGGACCGGTACAGGTGGCGATACGGCATCGACTACCTATGATGTATAA
- the pgl gene encoding 6-phosphogluconolactonase encodes MINHKIFQTAQHVVESLADDMQALSEQNRPVHISLSGGSTPKMLFKLLAQAPYAQSIQWHNLHFWWGDERCVAPDDAESNYGEANALLFSQVNIPAENIHRILGENEPMGEAERFAKEMSDVIPCENGTPVFDWILLGVGADGHTASLFPGQTNYADENLSLVASHPESGQLRVSKTAKVLEAAKRISYLVLGAGKVDIVHEIHTTPASELPYPAAKIQSKTGETEWYLDSDAAAKIA; translated from the coding sequence ATGATCAACCACAAGATTTTTCAAACAGCTCAACACGTTGTAGAAAGCTTAGCCGATGATATGCAAGCACTGAGCGAGCAAAATCGCCCTGTGCATATTTCTTTATCTGGTGGCAGCACGCCGAAAATGCTGTTCAAGCTGTTGGCGCAAGCTCCTTATGCGCAAAGTATTCAATGGCATAACCTACACTTCTGGTGGGGTGACGAGCGCTGTGTCGCACCGGATGACGCAGAAAGCAATTACGGCGAAGCTAATGCATTGCTGTTTAGCCAGGTCAATATCCCAGCAGAAAACATCCACCGTATTCTGGGTGAGAACGAGCCTATGGGCGAAGCCGAGCGCTTTGCCAAAGAGATGAGCGATGTGATTCCATGTGAAAATGGCACACCTGTTTTTGACTGGATTTTGCTCGGTGTCGGCGCTGATGGTCACACCGCTTCACTGTTCCCTGGTCAGACTAACTACGCAGACGAGAACCTATCTCTGGTTGCGTCTCATCCTGAATCTGGTCAGCTTCGCGTGTCAAAAACCGCGAAAGTGCTCGAAGCAGCAAAACGAATCAGCTACCTAGTGTTAGGCGCTGGCAAAGTCGATATCGTACACGAAATTCATACTACTCCGGCCAGTGAGTTGCCTTACCCGGCAGCGAAGATCCAGTCTAAGACTGGTGAAACAGAGTGGTACTTAGATTCAGACGCAGCAGCAAAAATCGCGTAA